In one Drosophila pseudoobscura strain MV-25-SWS-2005 chromosome X, UCI_Dpse_MV25, whole genome shotgun sequence genomic region, the following are encoded:
- the sinu gene encoding uncharacterized protein sinu, whose product MQKSSHFAREDSQEHLPTHLHHQQPTVNMKRRTLSGSCGVGVFIFAFAFIAIAFATPSWLVSDYRITGAKLDRLGLWVHCFRSLPDVNDDSQRRFFVGCRWVYDPFTTGYDEIRGFLLPAFMIATQFFYTLAFIGMLLSAIGVLVFFLCAGPDQKHFITLIRSVGYVLLGAGVCAAIAVIVFAGFGNRNGWMPEHANNWFGWSFILACVGSVLTLVAATLFLSEAHVQQRKRLQFKESQTRFELVRG is encoded by the coding sequence ATGCAAAAGTCGTCTCATTTTGCACGCGAGGATTCCCAGGAGCATCTGCCCACCCACCTACACCATCAACAGCCCACCGTGAACATGAAGCGACGCACCCTCTCCGGCAGCTGTGGCGTTGGCGTCTTCATCTTTGCGTTCGCCTTCATCGCCATTGCCTTCGCCACGCCCAGTTGGCTGGTCAGCGATTACCGCATTACGGGCGCCAAGCTGGATCGCCTGGGCCTGTGGGTGCACTGCTTCCGTTCCCTGCCGGATGTCAACGACGACAGCCAGCGACGGTTCTTTGTGGGCTGTCGCTGGGTCTATGACCCATTTACCACGGGCTACGACGAGATACGTGGATTCCTGCTGCCAGCCTTCATGATTGCCACACAGTTCTTCTACACACTCGCCTTCATTGGCATGCTGCTCAGTGCCATTGGGGTGCTGGTGTTCTTCCTTTGCGCCGGACCCGACCAGAAGCACTTCATCACACTGATCCGATCGGTGGGCTATGTTCTGCTCGGCGCTGGCGTCTGTGCAGCCATTGCCGTCATTGTGTTTGCCGGCTTTGGCAATCGGAATGGCTGGATGCCGGAGCATGCCAACAACTGGTTCGGCTGGTCCTTCATCCTGGCCTGTGTGGGCTCCGTGCTGACCCTGGTGGCGGCCACATTATTCCTCAGCGAAGCGCATGTCCAGCAACGCAAGCGCCTGCAGTTCAAAGAGTCGCAGACTCGATTCGAGCTGGTCCGCGGATAG
- the ScsbetaG gene encoding succinate--CoA ligase [GDP-forming] subunit beta, mitochondrial: protein MSFLMKAAACTRQLVHKNPLLLQQQVRQLNLLEFQSKDLLQKYGVAIQQFKVLDNSNSDAEIVKTFECPEYVVKAQILAGGRGKGTFDNGFKGGVHITSNKSDVLSLSKQMIGHRLITKQTPKSGILVNKVMVARSVNITRETYLCILLDREHNGPVLIASPAGGMDIEAVAEETPEKLLTVPLDIGKPIPEATLIKVAKFLEFKGDTVQRCAEEIQKLYTLFKAVDAVQIEINPLAETDKGEVISVDAKLNFDDNAQFRQKDIFAMDITEEEADPREVEAAKYNLNYVAMDGNIGCLVNGAGLAMATMDIIQLNGGSPANFLDVGGGVNEAQVAKAFEILTADPKVKGILVNVFGGIVNCATIANGIVAASKKLKLNVPLVVRLEGTNVEKAREILKNSGLPIQTASDLDDAAQKSVAALN, encoded by the exons ATGTCGTTCCTGATGAAAGCAGCCGCCTGCACACGCCAGCTCGTTCATAAG AACccgttgttgctgcagcagcaggtccGTCAGCTGAATCTTTTGGAGTTCCAGAGCAAGGACCTGCTCCAGAAGTACGGCGTGGCCATCCAACAATTCAAGGTCTTGGATAACTCCAATTCCGATGCAGAGATTGTCAAGACTTTCG AGTGTCCCGAGTATGTGGTGAAGGCGCAGATACTGGCCGGCGGCCGTGGCAAGGGAACATTCGACAATGGCTTCAAGGGAGGCGTCCACATAACCTCAAA CAAGAGCGATGTGCTTTCGCTGAGCAAACAGATGATCGGCCACCGACTGATAACCAAACAGACCCCGAAATCGGGAATTCTGGTCAACAAAGTGATGGTCGCTCGCAGCGTGAACATCACACGGGAGACTTATCTCTGCATCTTGCTGGACCGCGAGCACAACGGACCCGTGCTGATTGCCTCGCCCGCTGGGGGCATGGACATTGAGGCCGTGGCCGAGGAGACGCCCGAGAAGCTTCTGACTGTTCCGCTGGACATTGGCAAGCCCATACCAGAGGCCACGCTCATCAAGGTGGCCAAATTCCTGGAGTTCAAGGGCGACACTGTCCAGCGTTGCGCCGAGGAGATCCAGAAGCTGTACACTCTCTTCAAGGCCGTGGATGCCGTGCAGATTGAGATCAATCCACTGGCGGAGACGGACAAGGGCGAGGTCATCTCGGTGGATGCCAAGCTGAACTTTGACGACAATGCCCAGTTCCGGCAGAAGGATATCTTCGCCATGGACATCACCGAGGAGGAGGCCGATCCCCGTGAGGTCGAGGCGGCCAAGTACAACCTCAACTATGTGGCAATGGACGGCAACATTGGCTGCCTGGTGAATGGCGCCGGCCTGGCCATGGCCACCATGGACATCATCCAGCTGAATGGCGGCTCACCGGCCAACTTCTTAGACGTTGGCGGCGGCGTCAACGAGGCCCAGGTGGCCAAGGCCTTCGAGATCCTCACGGCCGATCCGAAAGTGAAGGGCATTCTGGTGAATGTCTTTGGAGGCATCGTCAACTGTGCCACCATTGCCAATGGCATTGTGGCTGCCTCCaagaagctgaagctgaacgTGCCTCTGGTGGTCCGGCTGGAGGGCACGAATGTGGAGAAGGCCCGCGAGATCCTGAAGAACTCGGGACTGCCCATTCAGACGGCCAGTGATCTGGATGATGCCGCTCAAAAGTCGGTGGCTGCCTTGAATTAG
- the Sras gene encoding CAAX prenyl protease 2: protein MINASEMVAKATVQPVLEVLPSQDPLPQIPIITSVTCCFVLSLLYVGSLYVWNTKHNRDHPATIKRRFTSVSVVMIFAPFFVWYFSSPELLSSEPFAKLLGFRWEGLWQAVVIPYGLTMLLFAGPIFVNCQNESIGSYFDLDYWRGCIHNIMWVRNHVMAPLSEEFVFRACMMPLILQSFSPMTAVFITPLFFGVAHLHHIAERLSLGVELSTALLIGLFQFIYTTLFGFYSAFLFARTGHIVAPFVVHAFCNHMGLPDLQDLWQQDMWRRVLAIVLYVAGLAGWILLLPIATSPSVYGNTLYWNV, encoded by the exons ATGATTAACGCGAGCGAGATGGTAGCCAAAGCCACAGTACAGCCTGTGCTGGAAGTCCTCCCCAGCCAGGACCCACTGCCGCAGATACCCATCATCACCTCAGTGACATGCTGCTTCGTTTTGTCCCTGCTCTATGTGGGCAGCCTCTACGTGTGGAACACGAAACACAATCGGGACCATCCGGCGACCATTAAGCGGCGCTTCACCAGCGTCTCGGTGGTGATGATCTTCGCCCCGTTCTTTGTGTGGTACTTCTCGTCGCCGGAGCTGCTCAGCAGCGAGCCCTTTGCGAAGTTGCTCGGCTTTCGCTGGGAGGGATTGTGGCAGGCTGTGGTGATTCCCTATGGCCTGACAATGCTGCTGTTCGCGGGACCCATCTTTGTCAACTGCCAGAACGAATCGATTGGATCCTACTTTG ATCTGGACTACTGGCGCGGTTGCATCCACAACATCATGTGGGTGCGCAATCATGTGATGGCACCGCTCAGCGAGGAGTTTGTGTTCCGGGCCTGCATGATGCCGCTGATCCTGCAGAGCTTTTCGCCCATGACGGCTGTCTTTATAACGCCCCTCTTCTTTGGCGTCGCCCATCTGCATCACATCGCCGAGCGACTGAGCCTGGGCGTGGAGCTGAGCACCGCCCTGCTGATCGGTTTGTTCCAGTTCATCTACACCACCCTCTTCGGCTTCTATTCGGCGTTTCTGTTTGCTCGCACTGGCCATATAGTGGCGCCGTTCGTCGTCCATGCGTTTTGCAATCACATGGGTCTGCCGGACTTGCAGGATCTCTGGCAGCAGGATATGTGGCGGCGAGTACTGGCCATCGTTCTGTATGTAGCTGGCCTGGCGGGATGGATCCTACTGCTGCCGATAGCCACCAGTCCATCCGTCTATGGGAACACGCTCTACTGGAATGTGTAG
- the bc10 gene encoding bladder cancer-associated protein — MYCLQCLLPVLLIPKPTNPALMETHVMFIVLYLVGFFLERKPCTICSVVFLTAVSLICYSGVGNCIFWGNCEGHQCENG, encoded by the coding sequence ATGTATTGCCTGCAATGCCTGCTGCCGGTGCTCCTCATACCAAAGCCCACAAATCCAGCGCTGATGGAGACGCACGTGATGTTCATAGTGCTCTATCTGGTGGGATTCTTTCTGGAGCGAAAGCCCTGCACCATCTGCAGCGTGGTGTTTCTCACCGCCGTCTCCCTGATCTGCTACAGCGGCGTGGGCAACTGCATCTTCTGGGGCAACTGTGAGGGGCATCAGTGTGAGAATGGCTAG